The genome window ttacaatatgcgtaatataacgctacggaagcttacatcttacagcagtaaactgggtgctaccgccacacttagagtgaagcctatcacctctttgataaaacttccactctaagtgcacaggctaaaagaaacacactcaacatcaacaccccaaacatcaaaatataatattttaggcatatatattaatatcaaaaggtatttataagaatttgcccgacggctgttattNNNNNNNNNNNNNNNNNNNNNNNNNNNNNNNNNNNNNNNNNNNNNNNNNNNNNNNNNNNNNNNNNNNNNNNNNNNNNNNNNNNNNNNNNNNNNNNNNNNNNNNNNNNNNNNNNNNNNNNNNNNNNNNNNNNNNNNNNNNNNNNNNNNNNNNNNNNNNNNNNNNNNNNNNNNNNNNNNNNNNNNNNNNNNNNNNNNNNNNNNNNNNNNNNNNNNNNNNNNNNNNNNNNNNNNNNNNNNNNNNNNNNNNNNNNNNNNNNNNNNNNNNNNNNNNNNNNNNNNNNNNNNNNNNNNNNNNNNNNNNNNNNNNNNNNNNNNNNNNNNNNNNNNNNNNNNNNNNNNNNNNNNNNNNNNNNNNNNNNNNNNNNNNNNNNNNNNNNNNNNNNNNNNNNNNNNNNNNNNNNNNNNNNNNNNNNNNNNNNNNNNNNNNNNNNNNNNNNNNNNNNNNNNNNNNNNNNNNNNNNNNNNNNNNNNNNNNNNNNNNNNNNNNNNNNNNNNNNNNNNNNNNNNNNNNNNNNNNNNNNNNNNNNNNNNNNNNNNNNNNNNNNNNNNNNNNNNNNNNNNNNNNNNNNNNNNNNNNNNNNNNNNNNNNNNNNNNNNNNNNNNNNNNNNNNNNNNNNNNNNNNNNNNNNNNNNNNNNNNNNNNNNNNNNNNNNNNNNNNNNNNNNNNNNNNNNNNNNNNNNNNNNNNNNNNNNNNNNNNNNNNNNNNNNNNNNNNNNNNNNNNNNNNNNNNNNNNNNNNNNNNNNNNNNNNNNNNNNNNNNNNNNNNNNNNNNNNNNNNNNNNNNNNNNNNNNNNNNNNNNNNNNNNNNNNNNNNNNNNNNNNNNNNNNNNNNNNNNNNNNNNNNNNNNNNNNNNNNNNNNNNNNNNNNNNNNNNNNNNNNNNNNNNNNNNNNNNNNNNNNNNNNNNNNNNNNNNNNNNNNNNNNNNNNNNNNNNNNNNNNNNNNNNNNNNNNNNNNNNNNNNNNNNNNNNNNNNNNNNNNNNNNNNNNNNNNNNNNNNNNNNNNNNNNNNNNNNNNNNNNNNNNNNNNNNNNNNNNNNNNNNNNNNNNNNNNNNNNNNNNNNNNNNNNNNNNNNNNNNNNNNNNNNNNNNNNNNNNNNNNNNNNNNNNNNNNNNNNNNNNNNNNNNNNNNNNNNNNNNNNNNNNNNNNNNNNNNNNNNNNNNNNNNNNNNNNNNNNNNNNNNNNNNNNNNNNNNNNNNNNNNNNNNNNNNNNNNNNNNNNNNNNNNNNNNNNNNNNNNNNNNNNNNNNNNNNNNNNNNNNNNNNNNNNNNNNNNNNNNNNNNNNNNNNNNNNNNNNNNNNNNNNNNNNNNNNNNNNNNNNNNNNNNNNNNNNNNNNNNNNNNNNNNNNNNNNNNNNNNNNNNNNNNNNNNNNNNNNNNNNNNNNNNNNNNNNNNNNNNNNNNNNNNNNNNNNNNNNNNNNNNNNNNNNNNNNNNNNNNNNNNNNNNNNNNNNNNNNNNNNNNNNNNNNNNNNNNNNNNNNNNNNNNNNNNNNNNNNNNNNNNNNNNNNNNNNNNNNNNNNNNNNNNNNNNNNNNNNNNNNNNNNNNNNNNNNNNNNNNNNNNNNNNNNNNNNNNNNNNNNNNNNNNNNNNNNNNNNNNNNNNNNNNNNNNNNNNNNNNNNNNNNNNNNNNNNNNNNNNNNNNNNNNNNNNNNNNNNNNNNNNNNNNNNNNNNNNNNNNNNNNNNNNNNNNNNNNNNNNNNNNNNNNNNNNNNNNNNNNNNNNNNNNNNNNNNNNNNNNNNNNNNNNNNNNNNNNNNNNNNNNNNNNNNNNNNNNNNNNNNNNNNNNNNNNNNNNNNNNNNNNNNNNNNNNNNNNNNNNNNNNNNNNNNNNNNNNNNNNNNNNNNNNNNNNNNNNNNNNNNNNNNNNNNNNNNNNNNNNNNNNNNNNNNNNNNNNNNNNNNNNNNNNNNNNNNNNNNNNNNNNNNNNNNNNNNNNNNNNNNNNNNNNNNNNNNNNNNNNNNNNNNNNNNNNNNNNNNNNNNNNNNNNNNNNNNNNNNNNNNNNNNNNNNNNNNNNNNNNNNNNNNNNNNNNNNNNNNNNNNNNNNNNNNNNNNNNNNNNNNNNNNNNNNNNNNNNNNNNNNNNNNNNNNNNNNNNNNNNNNNNNNNNNNNNNNNNNNNNNNNNNNNNNNNNNNNNNNNNNNNNNNNNNNNNNNNNNNNNNNNNNNNNNNNNNNNNNNNNNNNNNNNNNNNNNNNNNNNNNNNNNNNNNNNNNNNNNNNNNNNNNNNNNNNNNNNNNNNNNNNNNNNNNNNNNNNNNNNNNNNNNNNNNNNNNNNNNNNNNNNNNNNNNNNNNNNNNNNNNNNNNNNNNNNNNNNNNNNNNNNNNNNNNNNNNNNNNNNNNNNNNNNNNNNNNNNNNNNNNNNNNNNNNNNNNNNNNNNNNNNNNNNNNNNNNNNNNNNNNNNNNNNNNNNNNNNNNNNNNNNNNNNNNNNNNNNNNNNNNNNNNNNNNNNNNNNNNNNNNNNNNNNNNNNNNNNNNNNNNNNNNNNNNNNNNNNNNNNNNNNNNNNNNNNNNNNNNNNNNNNNNNNNNNNNNNNNNNNNNNNNNNNNNNNNNNNNNNNNNNNNNNNNNNNNNNNNNNNNNNNNNNNNNNNNNNNNNNNNNNNNNNNNNNNNNNNNNNNNNNNNNNNNNNNNNNNNNNNNNNNNNNNNNNNNNNNNNNNNNNNNNNNNNNNNNNNNNNNNNNNNNNNNNNNNNNNNNNNNNNNNNNNNNNNNNNNNNNNNNNNNNNNNNNNNNNNNNNNNNNNNNNNNNNNNNaaaaaaataataaaataataaaatatctccacaacatatcagttgtggtccaaacagataaagtttcggtggaaaataatccagaaagaataatttccgaaaccacaaatttattccagtcaaaagctccaaaatgggctaggttcggtacactgcggaaatttcgcggtgtacgatcagaaataaatttcgacccttatagctcatccaatttcaacttaactaagcaggaagttcatacttagtcataacatgcctaatcatcaatttttaaggaaattcgagctgaaaattcgtcctcgaaaattttacggttcgtgaccggcacgaacgatcgcagcttaatgacaactatacctccgtataaaaattcccttgacatatcgggagatcatcttatgaatgtcatagcctaaagatatattttccgacccttagacttatcggaaagacgaggggttacactcAACCCTACCCACATATCCGACCCAtatccacaagatataaaagccaaatccatcatccttacccggattcaagctcaatccaaatacccaaaatccccaaattacatacactgtacacattccctccaaaacatcaaagttttcatcaatggcgtccgaattttcaacctcaacttcatcttccgacgcatacgAGAGGGAGCTGAACCACATACGCACTCAGGTCAAGCAAGTCAAGgcaggaagcatccttgacagagaCGGCTTCATCAAACACTCGACGAATCCACAGATGGCGGAgaaggtcctgaagaagttcgagaaggTGGGACTGATaaaatacatgacgcatgactatcgaaccatccacgacctcgacttcaccgaatggttcgccAATGCTAAGGTCAccaagggcaagattgaaagccgcttcaacgaaatcgACATCACGACTTCTGTCGGGGACCTAAGGGCAGCATTTGACTTTGCCGCATCAGaagaggcagtcaagcacctctcggattacaatCTGGACAAGCAAtctttttgggacaaaatccgattggagactgcaccgcccagagcaacctctgccctccgcaaattccatttgaaggagaggtttgccatTGCCACCGACCTCATCATGAAGTTCAttctcggcaaggtgtccggaaccgaTGAAATTAATCTCGACattctcaaaatcctccatgttatctggaacaacaaccaaatggactgggcgcacataatcttcaacttcctcaaacAGCAAGTGCAGGGCTCAGTCTCAAACACCAatctgtcgatcagtaaaaaggttggttttggttttgttgttcaatatttacTCAGTTTAAAGGGCTTATAgttgagggaagggagagagattcatcgaCATACCTacatgggtaggacgaaatctcaagctccaaagtctaAGGGTGTTAatattgcaccctctccctcgaAACCTAAGGGAAAGgacaaaaggaaagcccaaactgTGGAGGACaactctgatgatgaacctcttgGTACACTGATCAAGAGGATTGTTCTGCCAAAGAGAGCTAAGAAATCCAAATCTGCTCCTATCACCAAGAGTCGAGAGGTGACCCCTCCTGCTgttcaagtaccatttgaggacagggcacaagcccagggggaacctcaggttACACTAGCTGCTGAGGTTGATAGAGTGCCTCCTACAAAGTCCATTACCGGCGAGAGTTTTGTTGATGTTAATGCTGGTGGTGATGATGAACATGTGCATAtacctcgagaggagactcgagagattgaaggtactgggatcagtgatccagtacaggcagATGTtgtggaaccacgacaggtggttcgagagataactgctTCAGCAGCTGAAGTTCAAGACTATTTCGAATCTGCTGATGCTGAACAGGGCACtatggtcagggacccagtgcaatgGGCTCAAAATGTTGAGTTAacgcccactgaatctgctcaaattgatagatcagttgctcaaataatagcagatgtcagattggaaaatgatctctcggataacgatcgagagatcactGAACCGACTGTGGAAGCCATTTCTACTACATAGATTCTGTCTGACGGGCAGAATGATGGAgatgaagaggtcactactcagttggaagtTGCAGCTACACCTATGATCGATGGTTTCTCCAGGGTACTCAGATGGattaactggagaacaggtccattTCACCAACTGATTGCACAAGCAGCAGAAATGGAGACagaagaacagtttgctctccagTGGTTGGGAATATCTGAAATCCCAGCTCAtgaacttcttgaccttgcccatgaaatgaatgcaaccaagagaaatcttgggagaactgataaagggaagggcatagctgctgatgaaacAAAGGTTGAATCTGAGGAGGACCCaaaacttgatgcccaatttcgaaaagatatcaggctcgccactgctatatccttgggacagactgtagaacacacgagaggtccaggagagacctctggagttgctcgagatgattctgaaaCTCCTATTGCAACGGCAGCAATTCCCCTGTCCCAAGTAagtgactctgctctggacgaacaggtagcagcttcgagagatgaatccgagacctctgaagcacttaaGGTGGCACTCAACACAGTACTActtctgccaccacctgagtccacaccctcggctGACACAGACGAAGCAcaaacagttcgagagggtgaaactctgttgctccaactcccaggatTTTCTATTGATATGGAACTgccatcaccattcctgctaccagatgatacagcatcaacctttgcagccaggatggttgatagacaaagatggagtgcaccagctgctcccgAAATCGTGGTGATTCCAGACTCACCTAAGCAGACTGAGACGCAATCCGATGAGCAACAAGAGTAGAATGTCCCAAGtactgctggttcgagaggtaacgagGGAGATGATATacccatcaatggtggaaaccgggaagcacctgtcgatgcaCATCTTTCCTCCTCAAATCCACACTCTCCAGCAGATGATCAAATGTccagctctggttcgagaggtgacgctgatgGGAACCTTCAACTGgatggaaatcgggaagcatcCATTAAAGGAGTCTCtcccttagctgatccaatcctaccagcagctgaagctaagggtccaggttcgagaggtgatgagcaagaagtgatccatctctcaggtggaaaccgggaagcacctgacatggagctaccttcgcgctctgaacccagtgtccatGCGGTCcttcagacactcaatcgagaggtggactcgcaactacaagccatgggtggaaatctggaagcacccgagtcccctccgataaaaggtacttctcacttctcttcttctacttttGACAATGATCGtcaggccgaagaagctttcattggcgaagtgcgtcaattcatagccgatcaatctcagaagatggctcagttcGAGAGGATATTCACTGTTGTCCGCAATACTGCAATGCCTGccgctggcacaagtgaatcccaaggccgtcatgcagaacttctcgaacaagcagtatgggctgaagatgcagcaCGGCAAGCTGCCAATGAAGCTGCagtagctcgagcagaagctgagAAAGCAAAGGCTGAAGTAGCCGATTTACGTgccgagcttcgagccttccaaaaTTCCAGTGAatttcgacaggatgtgatgaaagccatactcgatgatctgtcgaaccaagtacctgcccagCTACAATCACTTGTCGAAGGGGTGTCCATTCTTCTTTCCCGTCagaatgatgccaacaaggggtaAGGAAATCTAGGAACACGAGGGACatccacaagcaagaaaagggcagctagtgaacccttaaccactggacctcctccgaaaattcCAAGGACAATAAGCAAAAAattggaggaagcgaaaagagcagaaattTTAAGGGTACAGCACACACTGGACatggagaaaagaagagaagaagaccgagaaagaagaagaaagaggcaagaacaacaaacggccaaggagaagaaagatgagcaattcatgaaaaacttcaagtcagggttcaaagaaGACACAACATAATACCTTAATGAAATCATAGTAAGttttcttgccaaaactgacttatctcttCATAGTGGCCTTACttcatgttgttctttatcttcttttaacttttctgctcagttatgtaaacattcccttaatctcaatatatatatcttttgctgggggtgttgcgtgtgtttgttattcatgtcttagcagattagttttcatgtcaaacttaccgtatgcgctgaaaataaaatcaaagtttattctcttacaaatcagccatataagtaagtatagtgttggcatcatcaaaaagggggaaattgttaggaacatattgtaataggttttgatgataccaaatgtaatctataatcccctaagtctcgaaagataggaaattatatgtaagttcgacaagtaaactaagagcgaaaatacaaccgggtaacttgagctcaactcggaaaatatttaagcttaaggtaaacttgtgtaacatcttagaagtctcgtgttgtaatctgaTAGACAGATCaaaagaaggcacgggacaacactggaggaataagggtctgcgagacatcaactaagtctcgagacataagcagagttcgagagataggatctctcgatacaacaatccagttcgagacataagcagagttcgagagatagatctctcgatacatgggatcgagacatcaagtggtcgagacatcaacattggtctcgatgaactggtacttctccaaggggctgaatggcagtcaacatgcatggataaaataatctaagtttggagaagaagaatatcatggagataaaatattaaggaggtgccgaaagaatattatgggaactatcggaagtggatgccacatcagaattccacgacaaacggatagaaggtgcaccaatccaaggtcggttttattccctaaaacgaggagcaatgggaatataaaaagagtaacttttttcaaaagtagcaagtggagcatggactcaagaaagtgaattatggaatattcactacaagacaaaaggttcaagttacaagaccaccactccatgaaaaatgctgaaaatatgcaagtcccatactcagcatgggagacagatttcaaacggaataattttccctccaacggaattattcctcaactctcatataaaaaggacgtgaagacacaagttcaagtgtggttcattcgaaaatcttaagagatgtctgattcaaacgttcaaaagtgcaagtgctcaatttggaatatcatcctgatattcaaaacagcgagaaaaacacatcttagtgtttgagagagttacaaagcttaaattgctatacatctagaaggtgaccgaagctgttctacatcgaagttgattcaacgatagcttttggtcagattggagcttgttacactcaactgtgacaaccaaaggtccttgctttggattaagcaagaagaggcggagtaacctggcagctgtctagtgaagatcctgaggcttgaggcgggcttggtgatcaaagctcaagtgctcgagaggtggagtaactggaagcggggagaaaaacctgaggagaggcggagtaacctaggagctgtcttgtgaagatcctaaggcttgaggcgggcttggtgatcaaagctcaagtgctcgataggtggagtaacaagaagcggggcgaaaaacctgaggcttgaggcgggcttcgtgatcaaagctcaagcgctcgatattgtactaaaaagggaagttttagtgcaatccttccagggagtttctggaagaagagtggacgtaggcgggttggccgaaccacttaaaaatctctctcgcatttactttctgcttttatctctcgctatctaactctcgaactgcactgcatataaccgcacctctcgaactaactcaaactcgtgctaactaaaaggggataactttttcgctgcgcataaaactttgtcttcatcttgtgaggtatcggacctaaacatcctaagtccaatacacacgagaagtcgaaaaagatttgcataATCttgtacaagtctattcaccccccccctctagacttgtaccccatccccttgggaccaacacttgttaaccacggaataaagatgagcttaaagtgcctattccgcatggtaattatgtgtatgatcaatcatactgtgggcgaagtctattcgccgagtactatatcacccggaaggaaaaggtactcctacgggggtgtgcacacttaagtatagtcactctatgttcgggtaggtgtcgttcttatgaacctagtgaggctagctaggaatcattccaacgctcttataagtccaggggatcagtattagaccgggcgatgaccactgaacccgagttcaacgatccaagtggtcaaaagtagagaaaggactccaaaggcctcacactttctatctaggactaagtggaattttgaaatatgagtgtagttactccgtaactacgggaaagagaaatgtgacaagtatttaagtacccaaaggttgtgggtgatccctctttttgaaaagtgaaaagtgatgaggaTTTCATTATGatggaaaggtttttctactaaagcGATTACAAGCAAGTTgggtgatttatgttttctactacttactagtatgcttaattgtttatcaatatattattgggtatgtaaatgattaccaaatgaccttgtcaagagggaaggtgatatgagacgttattgagttttgctcatagtgtatgcaagttgctctTTATAacggttgcaggtagaatcttgcagatgagtaaggtatagggttttctatgtaacaatttgtacaaaacctttatttagttttgaataacccatggatatccttacttagccgtcgtgctaactacacttcaatgtgtttttcttttaacagatgtagtctagtgtgggctcttgtagcccgatgagcgctgAGAGCTCATCTGAGTTGTGTTTCCAGTGTTGGATTATAATGACTATGTGCAGATCCTGCTTGATGATGACCCCTACGCTCCTGCTCCTCCTGCTCCGCCCTCTCCGAAGTATACTGTCTAGAACAACTCCTTTTTGTgtgaatatcttttgtagcctagtatggctaacaagttgtgaacaacttaaactttcatgtttttggacccaatgggtcgatccttgtatatatagtagtagctaACCTAACTACCTTCCTTCCTTCCCACTGCAATATATACGTAAAGCttttgtcaagtagaaagtgtgtgaaacagttttcattctttagcctgtgcatctagagtggactctttccggatttgattgggttcggtctaggtgtggcggtaaccactctggatgtacggtatagccgagccggggtgttacaggtcttgttagatcgagggccccgatctctccaagagtctaggatcatctctttggcgagatatcgcaaagagatgtagcccactacccacatctcccgctctcaatctgagaagatgagatccggagggaacttgtagacaaagtgtttgataaaattccccaaccgactgaggattgggagcttgagtgtgacgccactcaggacaatgttccaagctccttcaaccgtaactcaaaagaaatcaacactctaccttatgcttgaaccaatctccatgacatcttagccccatccgcctttatttcctttgtttacctctttatttcattaacctttgccttcttaatatttctttttttaccaAAATTCACATGATCCATCTTAATGTCattcaaacaaaccaaggtagcaaagtcgtatattctccaatttgccatccgcgagagatacgacactcggggagttcatgactcttcgttttagcACCCTCCATACCTTCAGCATCCACTCACCCATACAAACATCGTTcaaaatccctagactaaactagctactcataatatgaaatgcaagcaaaggCTAATTTAATCcgagaacaagatagctaaaattatagaaatgaaatagagatcacctagagagaagaagatcttcaatccaagcttgttgtcttctacaatggagattgatctaatctaaaaagctaagaaaaatggagaaagttctccaaggaaaaactaagataaggaaaactaaatttgtGGGAAACCCcccctgaaaattcatcaaaggggtataaatagtctccgaaatgacaaccctagctgaaattcgcgcatcaccgtctccacgcctctcacacgcgtgtgagcgtgcgtgggaagaaCTTAGACTGTTTTTCAATGcttatttattacttgtgcaaaCTATAATTGATTACTCGCTTGCAGGTAAAGTATCAATGTAGAGTAAGggtaataaaggtttttaaaTACCTGCTTTGTAAAAGCTTTGCAAGCAGTTATGGGAACAAAATTGAAACTTAGTACTACTTTTCATCCTATGACTGATGGGCAGACTGAGAGGACTAtacaaaccttggaagatatgttaAGGGCTTGTGTATTGGACTTTCAAGGATCGTGGGATGAACATTTGGATCTAATCgagttttcttacaataatagtcatcatgcaagtatccaaatggcaccgtatgaagctttatatggacagaagtgtagaAGCCTTCTATGTTGGGAAGATTCAATTAATTCTGTGACATTAGGACTCGAATGTCTTCAAGAAATGACAGAAAAGGTCAAGTTGATTCGAGGAAGGATGAAAGCTGCCCAGGACcgacaaaagtcttatgctgatcgaagaaggcaaccagttgaatttcaagaaggtgATAAGGTATGGCTAAAAATATCTCCTACAAAAGGAGTAATGCGGttcgggaagaaaggaaaatcgAGTCCAAGATATATTGGACCATATGAAATCCTTGAGAGGATCGGAAAGGTAGCATACCGATTAGCGCTACCTGCGGTGATGGATCGAGTGCACAATGTATTTCATGTGTCTCAATTAAAGAAGTACGTATATGATACATCACATGTACTTCAACCTGAGGACGTAACTTTGGATGAGAACTTATCATATGAAGAAAAACCAGTGAAAATATTGGATACTAAGACCCGGGATACCCGCAGAAAGTCTATAAAGTTGGTGAAAGTGTTATGGTCAAACCATTTGGTGGAAGaagccacatgggagttggaaggCGAAATGAGAACGCGATACCCTATGTTGTTTGAGCAAGGTAAAAGAGAACCTAAAGCTTAATGATTATTTAAGATAAAAAGTTTAGTATTTGGGGTATGATTATTAAATAAGATATCCTTAGGAGTCCAATCACTTTCCTTTTCCCTTTATACTGAATCATTTCTTTCCAAATTGAAACTTCTATTCCAAAAAGTGTAGTTAACCttagtttcgaggacgaaactcttttaagaggggtagagtgtaataccccgaaatattttctAGTAAAAGttcctaatttaaaaaaaaaagccttaTTTATTGGATAAATTTATTTGTCCAAATTTTTAATCCAAAAGTCTATCTGAGAAAAACTTGTAAACCTTGTATCATTATTTTGGGTCAAATTTTTAACCCACACTCTTTTCTTTCCTAAAACCCAAATGTAATTATCTCATAATGTTCTGAACCtatatttcgcggtgtaccgaaccttgCCCAATTTTGAGATTTAGACTGGGataaattttggtttcgaaaattattctatctagattattttctaccgagaattcatctatTTTAATCCCggtcagtctagctaagatatttttcaagacTTAACCACAAgcaagtgacacttgtcacaatttttaccacatGTTCAGGTAAGAATAGTCAACCAAGTGAGGAGTAGAATTATAGAGCATTGTTTTCCCATTTCTTCCTCATTTGGCCgaaaaaacaaagaagagaaaagagagagaaatcatcatcttcttccttagaGCTCTACCTTCCATAGCTAAAATCTTCTTCAGAAGTCTCAAGCTatttggtaaaactttaattttattcggtagaaagctttattttccttcctagatcttgaatctaagtatagtttcttaataattgttgatataatgttaaatttctctaagggttttgagtgaaaaatttggggaaaagattcaagattcctcctacggtgttagtacactcccgaaaggtaaggaatccttaagtaggttaaggtcacttaaaagtagataattgatagtttatttgaaatatgatgagttttaggtgaaattattatgtacatgttggtatgtataatatatatgtaattgtcttttacataatatatatatacaaaatgtcGTGTTGGTGAGATGTGGTTATTAATGTGCCTAATTATCTAAATTAgaaatactatgtatattatatagtgtatgtacgtacgtgtaagtatagtaatatatgatatatgcgtataatgtatgtatgtataagtaatataagatgttgtattatgtatatatatacggtatgtatgttaaccgtgtatacatatatgtatgagtaTGATGGGAAATTTAtactatgtatgtatatagtatgtgtaccttatgtaagtatgcataaatgtgtgaGGTGTTATgttgtatacatatatgtatgagtaTGATGGGAaatttatactatg of Ipomoea triloba cultivar NCNSP0323 chromosome 3, ASM357664v1 contains these proteins:
- the LOC116013216 gene encoding uncharacterized protein LOC116013216 translates to MTEKVKLIRGRMKAAQDRQKSYADRRRQPVEFQEGDKVWLKISPTKGVMRFGKKGKSSPRYIGPYEILERIGKVAYRLALPAVMDRVHNVFHVSQLKKYVYDTSHVLQPEDVTLDENLSYEEKPVKILDTKTRDTRRKSIKLVKVLWSNHLVEEATWELEGEMRTRYPMLFEQGKREPKA